A genomic segment from Nocardiopsis sp. Huas11 encodes:
- a CDS encoding LysR family transcriptional regulator ArgP, translating into MAFQFDHLRTLTTLVDEGTFDAAARRLHVTASAVSQRIRTMEQSAGKVLVQRTNPVVPTAAGDVVLRLARQVLLLDEDAAAELRRGDGDGDGDGDRIAVPLAVNADSLSTWFLEALAALPDDLGAVYEIHREDEEHTTSLLRSGTVMAAVTSTPDAVQGCVVEGLGTMRYLAVCSPRFAETHLGGRADLERLDRVPVVNFDRKDDLQNAFVRSVTGREPRAPRHYIPASSDFAKTILLGFGWGMVPEEQCLAEIERGELVSLAPERPVDVRLYWQRWNLRSPLLDGLTAGLRAAAATRLHPLG; encoded by the coding sequence ATGGCCTTCCAGTTCGACCACCTGCGCACGCTGACCACCCTCGTGGACGAGGGGACCTTCGACGCCGCCGCGCGGCGCCTGCACGTGACCGCCTCCGCGGTCTCCCAGCGGATCCGCACGATGGAGCAGTCCGCCGGCAAGGTGCTGGTCCAGCGCACCAACCCCGTCGTGCCCACCGCGGCCGGGGACGTGGTCCTCAGGCTGGCGCGCCAGGTCCTGCTGCTCGACGAGGATGCCGCCGCCGAGCTGCGGCGCGGGGACGGCGACGGCGACGGCGACGGCGACCGGATCGCCGTCCCGCTCGCGGTCAACGCCGACAGCCTCTCGACCTGGTTCCTGGAAGCGCTGGCCGCACTGCCCGACGACCTCGGCGCGGTCTATGAGATCCACCGGGAGGACGAGGAGCACACCACGTCCCTGCTGCGCTCGGGCACGGTGATGGCGGCGGTCACCTCCACGCCGGACGCCGTGCAGGGATGCGTGGTGGAGGGCCTGGGCACGATGCGCTACCTCGCGGTGTGCAGTCCCCGCTTCGCCGAAACGCACCTGGGGGGACGGGCCGACCTGGAGCGCCTGGACCGGGTCCCCGTGGTCAACTTCGACCGCAAGGACGACCTGCAGAACGCCTTCGTGCGCTCGGTCACCGGCAGGGAGCCGCGGGCGCCCCGGCACTACATCCCGGCCTCGTCGGACTTCGCCAAGACCATTCTGCTGGGGTTCGGGTGGGGCATGGTCCCCGAGGAGCAGTGCCTGGCCGAGATCGAGCGGGGCGAGCTGGTCAGCCTGGCCCCGGAGCGCCCGGTCGACGTCCGGCTGTACTGGCAGCGCTGGAACCTGCGCTCGCCGCTGCTGGACGGCCTCACCGCGGGGCTGCGCGCGGCGGCGGCCACGCGCCTGCACCCGCTCGGCTGA
- a CDS encoding LLM class F420-dependent oxidoreductase, which yields MTTRWGITIPLDGVSLSEQRTLIESLPDLGYTDAWSAEANGTDAFTPLALASVWAPSLRLGTAIVPVYTRGPATLAMCAATLAAAAPGRFSLGVGTSSNVIVERWNSIPFEEPFKRTRDTVRFLRAALTGAKVKADYDTFSVQGFTLGAVPEQAPPLFVAALRPGMLRLAGREGDGAIINWLSSEDVRTVAPIVREFGEDKEIVARIFALPDTDAETARGIGRWAISAYLNVPVYRAFHEWLGREELTPMWKAWDEGDRKGAVAAIPDSVVDDLIIHGPAEYCRERISAYAEAGVTTPVLAPLPRPGQDPAAVVRALAPKG from the coding sequence ATGACCACGCGCTGGGGCATCACCATTCCGCTGGACGGCGTTTCGCTCTCCGAGCAGAGGACGCTCATCGAGAGCCTGCCCGACCTCGGCTACACGGACGCGTGGTCGGCCGAGGCCAACGGCACCGACGCCTTCACCCCGCTCGCACTGGCCAGTGTGTGGGCGCCGAGCCTGCGCCTGGGCACCGCGATCGTCCCGGTCTACACCCGGGGCCCGGCGACCCTGGCGATGTGCGCGGCCACCCTGGCCGCGGCCGCGCCTGGCCGCTTCAGCCTGGGTGTGGGCACCTCCTCCAACGTCATCGTCGAGCGCTGGAACTCCATCCCCTTCGAGGAGCCCTTCAAGCGCACGCGTGACACGGTGCGCTTCCTGCGCGCCGCGCTGACCGGCGCCAAGGTCAAGGCCGACTACGACACCTTCTCCGTGCAGGGCTTCACCCTGGGCGCGGTGCCCGAGCAGGCCCCGCCGCTGTTCGTGGCGGCTCTGCGCCCGGGGATGCTGCGCCTGGCCGGGCGCGAGGGGGACGGGGCGATCATCAACTGGCTCTCCTCCGAGGACGTGCGCACGGTCGCTCCCATCGTCCGGGAGTTCGGCGAGGACAAGGAGATCGTCGCCCGGATCTTCGCACTGCCCGACACCGACGCGGAGACGGCCCGGGGGATCGGCCGGTGGGCGATCTCGGCCTACCTGAACGTGCCGGTCTACCGCGCCTTCCACGAGTGGCTGGGCCGTGAGGAGCTCACCCCGATGTGGAAGGCCTGGGACGAGGGCGACCGCAAGGGCGCGGTCGCGGCGATCCCGGACTCGGTGGTGGACGACCTGATCATCCACGGCCCCGCCGAGTACTGCCGCGAGCGGATCAGCGCCTACGCGGAGGCGGGCGTCACCACCCCCGTGCTGGCCCCGCTGCCGCGTCCCGGCCAGGACCCGGCCGCCGTCGTGCGCGCGCTGGCGCCGAAGGGCTGA
- a CDS encoding SAM-dependent methyltransferase, with translation MPTTPHDPSAADRLLDTGEPHSARVYDYWLGGKDHYPADRAMGDQILSVLPMIGEMAVQNRAFLRRTIRYLASECGIRQFLDVGTGLPTANNTHEVAQTAAPDARIVYVDNDPLVLTHARALLTSTPEGRTDYVDADLRDPDTILREAGRTLDFDQPVALSLLGVLFHIPDDSAYEIVARLMDALPSGSHLVVTHATNAVTGEAMEEAVRQWNAASSTPISLRTPEQFARFLDGLEPVDPGVVSIPLWRPDEGEVGLPREMDEYGAVARKP, from the coding sequence ATGCCGACGACTCCCCACGACCCCTCCGCGGCCGACCGCCTTCTTGACACGGGCGAGCCCCACTCCGCGCGCGTGTACGACTACTGGCTGGGCGGCAAGGACCACTACCCCGCCGACCGCGCCATGGGCGACCAGATCCTGTCCGTCCTGCCGATGATCGGCGAGATGGCCGTGCAGAACCGCGCGTTCCTGCGGCGCACGATCCGCTACCTGGCCTCGGAGTGCGGTATCCGCCAGTTCCTGGACGTGGGAACCGGACTGCCGACCGCGAACAACACCCACGAGGTGGCCCAGACGGCGGCACCGGACGCCCGGATCGTCTACGTCGACAACGACCCGCTGGTGCTCACCCACGCGCGGGCGCTGCTGACCAGCACGCCCGAGGGCCGCACCGACTACGTCGACGCCGACCTGCGCGACCCCGACACCATCCTGCGCGAGGCCGGCCGGACCCTGGACTTCGACCAGCCGGTCGCGCTGTCCCTCCTGGGCGTGCTGTTCCACATCCCGGACGACTCCGCCTACGAGATCGTCGCCCGGCTCATGGACGCGCTGCCCTCGGGCAGCCACCTGGTCGTCACGCACGCCACCAACGCGGTGACGGGCGAGGCCATGGAGGAGGCGGTCCGCCAGTGGAACGCGGCCTCCTCCACGCCCATCTCGCTGCGCACGCCCGAGCAGTTCGCGCGGTTCCTGGACGGCCTCGAACCCGTGGACCCCGGCGTGGTCTCCATCCCCCTGTGGCGGCCCGACGAGGGCGAGGTCGGCCTGCCCCGGGAGATGGACGAGTACGGCGCCGTGGCCCGCAAGCCCTGA